The window GGTCCGGTATCGGTACCAAAAGCGATGGTGCCACCGCCATCCGAAACCTTCTTCAGGTTGGTCATCGCCACCTCCAGAGCTTTCTTGTAGGCCTGAGCGCTCTCGCTCTCGGCGACACCCTGCATCCGCTCGGGATCTCGAAGCTGTTCGAGTACCTCGGGGTCCGCGTCCCGGAGAAAGAATGGATCCTCGAAGAAATCGGGTACGGATTCGTAAACGTAAGTCGAGACCTCGCGGGTGAGGGTGGGACAGTAACAGACGCCGGAGTCCGAGAGCGCCTGAACCAGCTCCTCGTCGACCTCCTGGTCGCGCACGCTGTGCGCCACGAAATCCGTGCCGGCCTCGAGAAGGCCCTTGGCGTCATCCAGGTAGAACAGATGACTCGCGACCCGCAAGCTCTTCTCGTGAGCGCGATCGATGACGGCGCGATAGAGCTCGGGTGGCATCTTCGTGGAGCTTCCGAGATTGTCGTCGACGCGAATCTTGATGAAATCGACGCCCATCGCTGCGTTTCTGTCGACCGCGGCCTGGACCTCCTCCACCGTCTCGCCGGTCACGACCTCCCCGGCCAGGGTGATGCGGGCGCGATTGAGCGTTTCGTCTTCGGAATCGCGAAGCCGAATCGCTTCCTCACCGTCCCCACCGAGGGAGTTGACAGCGGTGACCCCGTAGCGCGCGTAAAGAGCGAGCTGGCGCCGCAAGTTCGCCTCGTCGTAATGCCCCGACTCGAGGCCGAGAACGTCGTTGACGTGGCCATGCGCGTTGATCAGCCCCGGGACGATCGTTTTTCCGGTGAGGTCGATGCGCTCGGCACCGTCGGGTATCGCCACGACGTCCGCCGTGCCGGCCGCTTCGACGCGACCGTTACGGACGACGAGAACGGCGTTCTCGATGGCGTCCGCCCCGCTCCCATCGAAGAGCCTCATGCCGACGAAAGCCTGGCTCCCGTCGGGTGTAACCGCGACGTCCCCCGTCCGACCGCAGGACACGAGACCAGAGGCGAATGCAAGCATGAAGACGATGGCGACCAATGGCTTCATAAGGCTCCTCCCGAAAGCAGAGACTCTAACCCAGATGGCGCTCGAATGCCTACGGCTGCCGATAAGAGAGGCGGGCTCGCGACTCAGTGATATCGAAACAGGAGCACCTCGTGAAGGTTCCGCAAGCCGATCACGCACATATAGGCGATGGCCGCCCACGCAGCCACCTTGCCAGAACGCCCGCGGTCGAGCGCGCGAGAAAGGTACAGCCCCGACAGAAGCGCCAGAATCGGCAGTGCCTGGAGCCAGTAACGGATCTCGATCGGGGTCACGAGCTCGATGACGAGAAATACTCCGGTGACG is drawn from Vicinamibacteria bacterium and contains these coding sequences:
- a CDS encoding amidohydrolase family protein produces the protein MKPLVAIVFMLAFASGLVSCGRTGDVAVTPDGSQAFVGMRLFDGSGADAIENAVLVVRNGRVEAAGTADVVAIPDGAERIDLTGKTIVPGLINAHGHVNDVLGLESGHYDEANLRRQLALYARYGVTAVNSLGGDGEEAIRLRDSEDETLNRARITLAGEVVTGETVEEVQAAVDRNAAMGVDFIKIRVDDNLGSSTKMPPELYRAVIDRAHEKSLRVASHLFYLDDAKGLLEAGTDFVAHSVRDQEVDEELVQALSDSGVCYCPTLTREVSTYVYESVPDFFEDPFFLRDADPEVLEQLRDPERMQGVAESESAQAYKKALEVAMTNLKKVSDGGGTIAFGTDTGPAARFQGYFEHMELGLMADAGLSPKQILMSATGDAARCLGFDDIGTLAPGKWADFIVLGENPLDDIENMRSIESVRIAGNEVPQTSSE